One segment of Vibrio mimicus DNA contains the following:
- the motY gene encoding flagellar protein MotY — MNKWVITSLFALSTLSAPVALALEVRYVATPQQSTWQMQTNTPLECRLVHPIPNYGDAEFSSRAGKKINLDFELKMRRPMGDTRNVSLVSMPPIWRPGEAADRITNLQFFKQFDGYIGGQTAWSLLSELEKGRYPTFSYQDWQSRDQRVEVALSAVLFQQPYNEFSDCISKLLPYSFEDISFTILHYDQGDSVELNKASQKRLAQIAEYVRYNSDIDLVLVSTYTDSTDTNNNSQNLSEKRAEVLREYFKSIGLPEDRIQVQGYGKRRPIADNASPIGKDKNRRVVISLGRTQV, encoded by the coding sequence ATGAATAAATGGGTTATCACAAGTTTGTTTGCCTTGAGCACATTATCAGCGCCAGTTGCTTTGGCGTTGGAGGTGCGTTATGTGGCAACACCACAGCAGTCTACGTGGCAAATGCAAACCAACACGCCGTTGGAATGCCGCCTTGTGCACCCGATCCCGAACTATGGGGATGCCGAGTTTTCTTCTCGTGCTGGCAAAAAAATTAACCTCGATTTCGAACTGAAAATGCGCCGCCCGATGGGCGATACTCGTAACGTTAGCCTTGTGTCTATGCCGCCGATTTGGCGACCGGGTGAGGCGGCAGATCGCATTACCAATCTACAATTCTTCAAACAATTTGATGGTTATATTGGCGGGCAAACGGCTTGGTCACTGTTGAGTGAGCTTGAAAAAGGGCGTTACCCAACCTTTAGCTATCAAGATTGGCAAAGCCGTGATCAACGCGTTGAAGTGGCGCTTTCTGCGGTGCTCTTCCAGCAACCTTACAACGAATTTAGCGACTGCATTTCCAAGTTACTGCCTTACAGTTTCGAGGACATTTCGTTCACGATTTTGCATTACGACCAAGGCGATAGCGTTGAGCTGAACAAAGCTTCGCAAAAGCGCTTAGCTCAAATTGCCGAATATGTACGCTATAACTCCGATATTGATTTAGTGCTGGTATCGACCTACACCGATTCAACCGACACTAACAACAACAGTCAAAATCTCTCTGAAAAGCGTGCTGAAGTGCTGAGGGAATATTTTAAATCCATCGGTTTGCCGGAAGATCGAATTCAGGTGCAAGGTTATGGCAAGCGTCGGCCGATTGCCGATAACGCTTCACCGATCGGCAAAGACAAAAACCGCCGCGTGGTGATTTCGCTAGGTCGTACTCAGGTGTGA
- the gloA gene encoding lactoylglutathione lyase, with protein sequence MSNHRILHTMLRVGDLDKSIEFYTQVMGMTLLRKNENTEYKYTLAFLGYGDESQGAVIELTYNWGVAEYEKGNAFGHIAIGVDDIYTTCDIIKAAGGIVTREPGPVKGGTTHIAFVKDPDGYMIELIQNKQATAGLEG encoded by the coding sequence ATGTCAAACCACCGTATTTTGCACACAATGCTACGTGTCGGCGATTTGGATAAATCGATCGAGTTTTACACCCAAGTCATGGGCATGACTCTACTGCGTAAAAATGAGAATACCGAATACAAGTACACCCTAGCCTTCTTAGGTTATGGTGATGAATCACAAGGTGCCGTGATTGAGCTGACCTACAACTGGGGTGTGGCTGAATATGAAAAAGGCAATGCATTCGGCCATATCGCGATTGGTGTTGACGATATCTATACCACTTGCGACATCATCAAAGCCGCCGGTGGCATCGTGACACGCGAGCCTGGACCGGTGAAAGGCGGTACAACGCACATCGCTTTCGTCAAAGATCCGGATGGTTACATGATTGAACTCATCCAAAACAAGCAAGCGACAGCGGGGCTTGAAGGTTAA
- the rnt gene encoding ribonuclease T, with protein MTDKNDAQTLRKRFRGYFPVVIDVETAGFNAQTDALLEICAVTLSMDENGDLHPASTIHFHVEPFEGANLEKAALEFTGIYDPFSPLRGAVTEDHALKEIYKLVRKEQKAADCSRAIIVAHNAHFDHSFVMAASERCKLKRVPFHPFATFDTAALSGLAFGQTVLAKACKTAGMEFDNREAHSALYDTQKTAELFCTIVNRWKALGGWPLVNDNEDNNNDADLD; from the coding sequence ATGACTGATAAAAATGACGCGCAGACCCTGAGAAAACGCTTTCGCGGTTATTTTCCTGTGGTTATCGATGTAGAAACCGCAGGATTCAATGCTCAGACGGATGCCCTTCTTGAAATTTGTGCCGTTACTTTGAGTATGGATGAAAATGGGGATTTGCACCCAGCAAGCACGATTCATTTTCATGTCGAGCCTTTTGAAGGCGCTAACCTTGAAAAAGCCGCATTGGAATTTACTGGGATTTATGACCCATTCAGCCCACTGCGTGGCGCCGTCACTGAAGATCATGCTTTAAAAGAAATTTATAAACTGGTTCGCAAAGAACAAAAAGCCGCAGACTGCAGCCGCGCCATCATTGTGGCGCATAACGCGCATTTTGATCATAGTTTTGTGATGGCGGCGAGCGAACGTTGTAAATTAAAACGTGTTCCATTCCATCCTTTTGCCACGTTTGATACTGCGGCTCTAAGTGGTCTTGCTTTCGGGCAGACCGTGCTTGCCAAAGCGTGTAAAACCGCAGGGATGGAATTTGACAATCGCGAGGCACATTCTGCCTTGTACGATACCCAAAAAACTGCAGAGCTGTTCTGCACCATTGTCAACCGATGGAAGGCTTTAGGTGGCTGGCCATTGGTCAATGATAATGAGGACAATAACAATGATGCCGACTTAGATTGA
- a CDS encoding Na+/H+ antiporter family protein, with the protein MNPVVISVCVMLLLALMRVNVVVALTFSAIVGGLVAGMSLNDTVAAFESGLGGGATIALSYAMLGTFAVAISRSGITDLLAQSVIRRIHGQENHVASTGLKYVVLISLLLMAMASQNVIPVHIAFIPILIPPLLSVFAKLKLDRRLVACVLTFGLITPYMVLPVGFGGIFLNNILLKNLHDNGLEAITASQVPTAMILPAIGMIFGLLLAVFFSYRKPREYQETELTVVQQDSFAINSKHIAIAGVGIVAALVVQLFTGSMIIGALAGFMVFTFGGVIAWKETHDVFTKGVHMMAMIGFIMISAAGFAAVMKATGGVETLVASLSTNIGDNKALAALLMLVVGLLVTMGIGSSFSTIPILATIYVPLCLSFGFSPMATVALVGTAAALGDAGSPASDSTLGPTSGLNADGQHEHIWETVVPTFIHYNLPLIVFGWIAAMVL; encoded by the coding sequence ATGAATCCAGTAGTCATTTCCGTTTGTGTCATGCTGCTGCTAGCCCTGATGCGGGTGAACGTCGTGGTTGCTTTGACGTTCAGTGCCATCGTTGGTGGTTTAGTCGCAGGTATGAGTTTAAATGATACCGTTGCCGCTTTTGAAAGCGGTTTGGGTGGCGGAGCCACTATCGCCTTAAGTTACGCTATGCTCGGCACCTTTGCCGTCGCGATTTCTAGATCGGGCATAACCGACTTACTCGCGCAAAGTGTGATTCGTCGCATTCATGGTCAAGAAAACCATGTGGCTTCTACAGGCCTGAAATACGTTGTGCTGATTTCATTGCTGCTCATGGCAATGGCATCACAAAACGTTATTCCCGTGCACATCGCGTTCATCCCGATTTTGATCCCACCACTGCTGAGCGTATTCGCCAAGCTCAAGCTCGATCGCCGCTTAGTCGCGTGCGTACTGACTTTTGGTTTGATCACCCCTTACATGGTACTTCCAGTCGGTTTTGGGGGCATTTTCCTCAACAACATTCTGCTGAAAAACCTGCATGACAATGGATTGGAAGCCATCACGGCTAGCCAAGTGCCTACGGCAATGATTCTGCCTGCGATTGGTATGATCTTTGGTCTATTGCTAGCGGTCTTTTTCAGCTACCGTAAACCTCGTGAATATCAAGAAACTGAGTTGACGGTGGTTCAGCAAGACAGTTTTGCAATCAATAGCAAACACATCGCCATTGCTGGAGTGGGGATTGTTGCCGCCTTAGTCGTGCAGTTGTTTACGGGTTCAATGATTATCGGTGCGCTTGCGGGCTTTATGGTGTTCACTTTTGGTGGCGTGATTGCGTGGAAAGAGACTCATGATGTGTTCACCAAAGGCGTACACATGATGGCGATGATTGGCTTTATCATGATTTCTGCGGCCGGTTTTGCGGCAGTGATGAAAGCCACAGGAGGCGTTGAAACGTTAGTCGCCTCACTATCCACCAACATTGGTGATAACAAAGCTTTAGCGGCTCTACTGATGTTAGTCGTAGGCCTACTAGTGACGATGGGAATTGGTTCCTCTTTTTCAACCATTCCGATTCTCGCCACCATTTATGTGCCGCTCTGTCTTTCGTTTGGTTTTTCACCAATGGCGACGGTTGCTCTGGTCGGTACGGCTGCTGCGCTAGGTGATGCTGGCTCTCCAGCTTCCGATTCAACGTTAGGCCCAACCTCTGGCCTCAATGCAGATGGTCAACACGAACACATTTGGGAAACGGTAGTGCCAACCTTTATCCACTACAACCTGCCGCTCATTGTCTTCGGCTGGATTGCCGCTATGGTGCTGTAA
- a CDS encoding SPOR domain-containing protein — protein MASKFQSRLVGTIVLVAIGVIVLPDVLDGKKTHFKEEIASIPIKPQLEGEVEKFEVQDPVQDTIVLPEAPVSVTQTGTEPPSVPASTASVPQNPPPAKVVEQVPVTVTKVPETNDYQDSAWIIQLMALKNADNARSVVADLQKRGYQAHVKQENDFTRVIIGPDVSKSKLETQLQELEKITGAKGQLLKFKPLNP, from the coding sequence ATGGCCAGTAAATTTCAAAGCCGTTTAGTTGGCACCATAGTGTTGGTGGCGATCGGTGTGATTGTTTTACCCGATGTGCTCGATGGTAAGAAAACGCACTTTAAAGAAGAGATCGCTAGCATTCCTATCAAACCGCAGCTAGAAGGTGAAGTCGAAAAGTTTGAAGTGCAGGATCCCGTTCAAGATACCATTGTGCTGCCCGAAGCGCCGGTGTCCGTTACTCAAACGGGTACTGAACCCCCTTCTGTACCAGCAAGCACCGCTTCTGTACCCCAAAATCCACCACCTGCAAAAGTGGTGGAGCAGGTACCGGTTACGGTGACGAAAGTGCCAGAAACCAACGATTACCAAGATTCGGCTTGGATCATTCAGTTGATGGCGCTTAAGAATGCGGACAATGCGCGCAGTGTGGTCGCAGATCTACAAAAACGCGGCTATCAAGCGCATGTTAAACAAGAGAATGATTTTACCCGAGTGATTATTGGTCCTGATGTTTCGAAATCTAAGCTAGAAACTCAGCTACAGGAATTAGAAAAAATTACTGGCGCCAAAGGTCAATTGCTCAAATTTAAACCGTTAAACCCATAA
- the folC gene encoding bifunctional tetrahydrofolate synthase/dihydrofolate synthase: MTNKPVPQATSPLAVWLDYLAHIHTSAIDLGLERVQAVAQKAKLTKPAPTVITVAGTNGKGSTCALMEAILLQAGYSVGVYSSPHLIRYNERVRINGKDLPDEMHSQAFAHIEQERGEVSLSLFEFGTLAALYLFEQQKVDVLLLEVGLGGRLDATNVVDHDVSVITSLALDHTDWLGNDITVIGYEKAGIFRSGKPAICGQPKPPATVAAHADDIGAKLHQVEIQFSYEKTSETTWHWRSGRFELTELPMPSLPLPNAATALMALGCSGLEISDIDVVEGLRHAQLAGRMQLISREPIIVLDVAHNPHSAHYLVEQLKQRYPQQVIHLVLGMLHDKDIASTVMELNPVVTHWYPASLSGPRAATAEQLCQYLPTGNIQYANPVAAFEAALTQASAQDVIVVAGSFHTVGEVLEHWQKRGE; encoded by the coding sequence ATGACTAATAAGCCTGTTCCTCAAGCCACATCTCCACTCGCGGTGTGGCTTGATTATTTAGCCCACATACACACCTCAGCAATCGATCTCGGCCTAGAGCGTGTTCAAGCCGTTGCTCAAAAAGCCAAACTGACCAAACCCGCGCCAACCGTAATTACAGTGGCAGGTACCAATGGTAAAGGTTCCACTTGTGCACTCATGGAAGCGATCTTGCTTCAAGCTGGCTATTCTGTCGGCGTGTACAGCTCCCCTCATCTAATTCGTTATAACGAGCGCGTACGCATCAATGGGAAAGATCTGCCTGATGAGATGCACTCCCAAGCATTTGCGCACATTGAGCAAGAGCGTGGAGAAGTGAGCTTAAGTTTGTTTGAATTTGGCACACTGGCTGCGCTTTACCTTTTTGAACAGCAGAAAGTCGATGTATTGCTGCTCGAAGTGGGGCTTGGTGGTCGCCTCGATGCCACCAACGTTGTTGATCACGATGTCAGTGTGATTACTAGCTTAGCGCTAGATCATACTGATTGGCTCGGCAACGATATTACTGTCATTGGTTATGAAAAAGCAGGAATCTTCCGCTCAGGTAAACCTGCGATCTGTGGGCAACCTAAACCGCCTGCGACGGTTGCGGCGCATGCTGATGATATTGGTGCCAAACTGCATCAAGTTGAAATCCAATTCAGCTACGAAAAAACCTCAGAAACCACTTGGCACTGGCGCAGTGGGCGCTTTGAGTTAACGGAATTGCCCATGCCGTCATTGCCTTTACCCAACGCCGCGACGGCGCTGATGGCGCTCGGCTGCTCTGGGCTAGAAATCAGTGACATTGATGTTGTTGAAGGGTTACGTCATGCTCAATTGGCCGGACGCATGCAGCTGATTAGCCGTGAACCCATCATAGTGTTGGATGTGGCACACAATCCGCATTCTGCACACTATTTAGTGGAACAACTCAAACAGCGTTATCCTCAGCAAGTAATCCATTTAGTGTTAGGTATGCTGCATGATAAAGACATCGCCTCGACAGTGATGGAACTGAATCCAGTGGTAACACATTGGTATCCCGCATCTCTGTCTGGCCCTCGCGCTGCAACGGCGGAGCAGCTTTGCCAGTATTTACCCACAGGCAATATTCAATATGCTAATCCGGTAGCGGCATTTGAAGCCGCGTTGACACAAGCTTCAGCACAAGATGTCATTGTGGTGGCTGGCTCTTTCCACACTGTAGGTGAAGTGCTAGAGCATTGGCAGAAGAGAGGAGAGTAG
- the accD gene encoding acetyl-CoA carboxylase, carboxyltransferase subunit beta yields the protein MSWLEKILEKSNIGSSRKASIPEGVWTKCTSCEQVLYYAELERNLEVCPKCDHHMRMKARRRLETFLDQGERFELGEELEPQDKLKFKDSKRYKERIVAAQKASGEKDALVVMKGSVLDVPVVACAFEFSFMGGSMGSVVGARFVRAVEAAIEHNCGLVCFSASGGARMQEALMSLMQMAKTSAALERLSNKGLPFISVMTDPTMGGVSASLAMLGDINIGEPKALIGFAGRRVIEQTVREDLPEGFQRSEFLLEHGAIDMIVDRRDMRQRVSSLLAKMTGQTSPLVVSVNGTPNEAPYAVPEANKKG from the coding sequence ATGAGTTGGCTCGAAAAAATTTTAGAGAAAAGCAACATTGGTAGTTCACGCAAAGCCTCTATTCCAGAAGGTGTTTGGACTAAGTGTACATCGTGTGAACAGGTGCTTTATTACGCGGAATTAGAGCGTAACCTAGAAGTTTGTCCTAAGTGTGATCACCACATGCGCATGAAAGCGCGCCGCCGCTTGGAAACGTTTCTTGATCAAGGTGAACGTTTTGAGTTGGGTGAAGAGCTTGAGCCGCAAGATAAACTGAAATTCAAAGATTCTAAGCGCTACAAAGAACGTATTGTTGCTGCGCAAAAAGCCAGTGGTGAGAAAGATGCATTGGTGGTAATGAAGGGTTCTGTACTCGATGTGCCTGTTGTTGCTTGTGCGTTTGAGTTCTCCTTCATGGGAGGCTCAATGGGTTCTGTAGTTGGCGCTCGCTTTGTTCGCGCGGTTGAAGCGGCGATTGAGCACAACTGTGGTTTGGTTTGTTTCTCAGCCAGTGGTGGTGCACGTATGCAAGAGGCGTTGATGTCTCTAATGCAAATGGCAAAAACCAGCGCGGCATTAGAGCGTTTGTCGAATAAAGGACTGCCGTTTATTTCGGTCATGACAGATCCAACCATGGGTGGTGTATCGGCCAGTTTAGCGATGTTAGGTGATATCAACATAGGTGAACCTAAAGCGCTGATCGGCTTTGCTGGTCGTCGTGTGATTGAGCAAACCGTTCGTGAAGACTTGCCTGAAGGATTCCAACGCAGCGAATTCTTACTTGAGCATGGTGCGATTGATATGATCGTTGATCGCCGTGATATGCGCCAACGTGTCTCTAGCCTATTGGCTAAAATGACGGGCCAAACCTCTCCGCTAGTAGTTTCTGTGAACGGCACGCCAAATGAAGCGCCTTATGCGGTACCAGAAGCCAACAAAAAAGGGTAA
- a CDS encoding CvpA family protein, protein MNWLDIVILSVIGLSALISLVRGFAKEALSLVIWFGAFYIASEYYAKLAVYFTNIKDDMFRNGAAIAALFVATLIVGAIVNYVIAQLVEKTGLSGTDRILGVVFGALRGVLIVAAGLFFMDAFTAFPNTEWWKSSQLVPEFSRIIAPFFEHLKATSSFLSGAI, encoded by the coding sequence ATGAACTGGTTAGATATTGTCATTTTAAGTGTGATCGGCCTGTCTGCGCTGATCAGTCTTGTTCGCGGCTTTGCGAAAGAAGCCTTGTCTTTAGTGATTTGGTTTGGGGCGTTTTATATCGCTTCTGAGTACTACGCCAAACTGGCGGTGTACTTCACCAATATTAAAGACGATATGTTCCGTAATGGAGCGGCCATCGCGGCTCTGTTCGTGGCGACTTTAATCGTGGGTGCTATCGTTAACTACGTGATCGCACAGCTAGTCGAAAAAACAGGACTATCAGGAACCGACAGAATTCTCGGTGTGGTGTTTGGTGCACTACGCGGAGTATTGATTGTCGCAGCAGGTCTGTTCTTCATGGATGCGTTTACCGCATTTCCAAATACAGAGTGGTGGAAGAGTTCGCAGTTAGTGCCTGAATTTAGTCGCATTATTGCTCCGTTCTTTGAACACCTAAAAGCAACATCAAGTTTTCTCTCTGGCGCAATTTAG
- the truA gene encoding tRNA pseudouridine(38-40) synthase TruA has protein sequence MRIALGIEYDGTHYYGWQRQREVKSVQEALEKALSKIANHPVEVQCAGRTDAGVHGTGQVVHFDTTAERQMVAWTMGANANLPKDIAVRWATAVPDDFHARFSATARRYRYVIYNHVYRPGILNSGVSHYHGELDVEKMQQAGQYLLGENDFTSFRAVHCQSRSPWRNVMHLNVTRHGRYVVIDIKANAFVHHMVRNITGSLIAVGRGEQKPEWIQWLLEQKNRTLAAATAKAEGLYLVDVDYPAQFGLPEMPIGPLFLPDNLN, from the coding sequence ATGAGAATTGCGTTAGGTATTGAGTATGACGGGACTCACTACTACGGTTGGCAGCGCCAGAGAGAAGTCAAAAGTGTCCAAGAAGCGTTAGAAAAGGCGCTGAGTAAAATAGCCAACCATCCAGTTGAAGTTCAGTGTGCAGGACGAACCGATGCTGGCGTTCATGGTACAGGGCAAGTAGTACATTTTGATACTACCGCTGAACGGCAGATGGTGGCGTGGACCATGGGGGCAAACGCTAATTTACCAAAAGACATTGCCGTACGCTGGGCAACCGCGGTTCCTGATGATTTTCATGCACGATTCAGTGCTACAGCCAGACGTTATCGCTATGTCATTTACAACCATGTTTACCGTCCTGGCATTTTGAATTCTGGTGTCAGTCATTATCACGGCGAGTTAGATGTCGAAAAAATGCAGCAAGCTGGACAATACTTGCTCGGGGAAAATGACTTCACCTCATTTCGCGCGGTGCATTGCCAGTCACGAAGTCCTTGGCGCAACGTCATGCACCTAAATGTGACGCGTCACGGTCGTTATGTGGTGATTGATATCAAAGCTAATGCGTTTGTGCACCACATGGTAAGAAATATCACCGGTAGTTTGATTGCCGTTGGTCGTGGTGAACAAAAGCCTGAGTGGATCCAGTGGTTACTTGAGCAGAAGAATCGCACTTTGGCTGCCGCGACAGCAAAAGCTGAAGGACTTTATCTGGTTGATGTGGATTACCCTGCTCAATTTGGATTACCAGAAATGCCAATTGGACCACTTTTCTTACCAGATAATTTGAACTAA
- the purF gene encoding amidophosphoribosyltransferase gives MCGIVGIVGTTPVNQSIYDALTVLQHRGQDAAGICTIESNRFRLRKANGLVKDVFEAKHMQRLQGNVGVGHVRYPTAGSSSASEAQPFYVNSPFGITLAHNGNLTNANQVRQKLFEKDRRHVNTTSDSEVLLNVLAHEIDTVKGNVTVDDVFRAVSNVHRTIRGAYAVAAMIIGHGMIAFRDPHGIRPLCLGKRETNGQHEYMVASESVALDAVGFDFVRDVAPGEAIYVTFDGELYTKQCADNPALNPCIFEFVYFARPDSFIDKISVYSARVEMGNRLGERIKNEYSDLDIDVVIPIPETSCDIALQIAQAIEKPYRQGFVKNRYVGRTFIMPGQQQRKKSVRRKLNAIRSEFKDKNVLLVDDSIVRGTTSEQIIEMARDSGAKKVYIVSAAPEIRFPNVYGIDMPSANELIAHGRDNDAICKQIGADALIFQTIDDLVDAVRCGNPDIVKFEASVFNGEYVTGDIDQQYLDFLESMRSDDAKVQREILQDLANLELHNEGA, from the coding sequence ATGTGTGGTATTGTTGGAATCGTGGGAACAACGCCTGTAAACCAGTCAATTTATGATGCTTTGACTGTGTTGCAGCATCGTGGCCAAGATGCCGCGGGTATTTGTACTATAGAAAGCAATCGTTTTCGTCTGCGTAAGGCAAACGGGTTAGTCAAGGATGTCTTTGAAGCGAAACACATGCAACGCCTGCAGGGCAACGTTGGAGTCGGTCATGTGCGTTACCCGACCGCAGGCAGCTCTAGCGCCTCAGAAGCTCAACCTTTCTATGTGAACTCTCCTTTCGGTATCACACTTGCTCATAACGGCAATTTGACCAATGCGAATCAAGTTCGTCAAAAACTGTTTGAAAAAGACCGCCGTCATGTCAATACCACATCGGATTCGGAAGTGTTGCTCAATGTGCTGGCTCATGAAATTGACACAGTAAAAGGCAACGTCACGGTGGACGATGTGTTCCGCGCCGTTAGTAATGTGCACCGTACCATTCGTGGTGCTTACGCGGTGGCGGCCATGATCATCGGTCACGGTATGATTGCATTTCGTGACCCACACGGTATTCGTCCATTGTGCCTCGGTAAGCGTGAAACCAATGGTCAACACGAATACATGGTGGCTTCAGAATCGGTGGCACTGGATGCTGTGGGTTTTGACTTTGTGCGAGATGTGGCACCAGGTGAAGCGATTTATGTCACTTTTGATGGTGAGCTTTACACCAAGCAGTGTGCGGATAACCCAGCTCTGAACCCATGTATCTTTGAATTTGTTTACTTTGCGCGTCCAGATTCCTTCATCGATAAAATTTCGGTCTACAGCGCGCGCGTAGAAATGGGAAATCGCTTAGGTGAGCGCATTAAGAATGAGTACAGCGATCTCGATATTGATGTCGTGATTCCAATCCCGGAAACGTCGTGTGATATCGCATTGCAAATCGCTCAGGCGATTGAGAAGCCATATCGTCAAGGTTTTGTGAAAAACCGCTATGTTGGCCGTACCTTTATCATGCCGGGTCAGCAGCAACGTAAGAAATCCGTACGTCGTAAACTCAATGCCATTCGCTCAGAGTTTAAAGATAAGAATGTACTGTTGGTGGATGACTCAATCGTGCGGGGCACGACATCTGAGCAGATCATCGAGATGGCTCGTGATTCTGGTGCGAAGAAGGTGTACATCGTCTCTGCTGCGCCTGAGATTCGTTTCCCGAATGTGTATGGCATTGATATGCCAAGTGCCAATGAACTGATTGCTCACGGTCGTGACAATGACGCGATCTGTAAGCAAATTGGTGCGGATGCACTGATTTTCCAAACGATCGATGATCTAGTGGACGCGGTACGCTGTGGCAACCCGGATATCGTGAAGTTTGAAGCCTCGGTTTTCAACGGTGAATACGTGACGGGGGATATCGATCAGCAATACTTGGATTTCCTAGAATCGATGCGCAGTGATGATGCCAAGGTACAGCGTGAAATTTTGCAAGATCTGGCGAATTTAGAACTGCACAATGAAGGCGCATAG
- the nth gene encoding endonuclease III, whose protein sequence is MNNAKRIEILERLRANNPKPETELNWNSPFELLIAVLLSAQATDVSVNKATDKLYAVANTPQAMLDLGVDGVKEYIKTIGLFNSKAENVIKTCRILLEKHQGEVPEDREALEALPGVGRKTANVVLNTAFGWPTIAVDTHIFRVSNRTKFAVGKNVDEVEHKLLKVVPSEFKLDVHHWLILHGRYTCIARKPRCGSCIIEDLCEFKEKVYPES, encoded by the coding sequence ATGAATAACGCGAAACGGATTGAAATTTTAGAGCGCCTGAGGGCTAACAACCCAAAACCCGAAACCGAATTAAACTGGAACTCCCCCTTTGAGTTGTTGATTGCGGTATTGCTCTCCGCACAAGCGACCGATGTTAGCGTCAACAAAGCCACCGATAAACTGTATGCGGTGGCCAACACTCCACAAGCCATGCTCGATCTGGGTGTTGATGGCGTTAAAGAGTACATTAAGACGATTGGCCTGTTTAACTCCAAAGCAGAAAACGTCATCAAAACCTGCCGTATTTTGCTCGAAAAACATCAAGGTGAAGTACCGGAAGACCGCGAAGCGTTGGAAGCGCTACCTGGTGTTGGGCGCAAAACCGCCAATGTGGTACTGAACACCGCCTTTGGCTGGCCAACCATTGCGGTGGATACCCATATCTTCCGTGTTTCCAATCGCACCAAGTTTGCGGTGGGTAAAAATGTCGATGAAGTTGAACACAAGCTACTCAAAGTGGTTCCAAGCGAGTTTAAGCTCGATGTACACCACTGGCTGATCCTGCACGGACGTTATACGTGCATTGCACGCAAACCGCGCTGTGGTAGTTGTATCATTGAAGACCTTTGTGAATTCAAAGAGAAAGTTTACCCAGAAAGCTAA